TATCCCcttgtttcttcttttatatagagCTGAAAAGAGCTGCAGCAAATGCAGGTAAGATGACTTTTACCCCATGCTTGACCTCCACCGTCTGGGAGTTTTTGATTTCTCCAGAACTTTAACACACATCCCCTTTTCTGTCTTTCAGGCTGGAGAAGGGCCCAGCTGCACTTCGGTAAGTTACACGAACAGCATCTCAGAGTCCGTCCTCCTTAAGGATCTGTAGCCTTAATTAGTACTATGTGCCTTTGGAAGgtagagtttgattttttttttcttttatcaaatctgaggcaatgggtttgatttgtatACCCATTTCCCtttgtgattttttggggggacacatttaaATTTAGAAAGGCTCCCCTTTACTGATAAATatgtttgctttaattttctcatgGTTTTTCTATGATTTGGTTTTTGAGATTTTTCTTAAGTGGGTTggttatttgtatttcttttttgtgaattgtCTGCTTCTTGTCCCATTCTgccacttttttttatttgtgaagGCTCTTTTCATATAAGGTATTTTAACTTGTCACCATATTTGTCACAAATAATTTTGGTGGTTTTCCGTTTGTATTTTAATttccttatagtttttttttttttggatgcatgAAATGTTTATGTAGTcaaatttattcatctttttctGTGTGGTCTCTTCCATACTTTTGTGTTTAAGAAAGCTTTGCTATCCTCCAATTGGATAAGCAACCACTCTGCTTCTGCCTCATTTTACATACCTGCCACACTCTTCTTTCTCTATAGACCAGTTTTCTTGGGGGCAGGGGTGTGGGACTCTCAgggaagaagggaatgggatagGCAGATGCCCCGACAATGTAGACAAcataaaggttttttgttttattctaaaaGACTTATACCTTTCTCTTTCAATTTATTCCCAGTTTGTACTTTTTGCTGCTGTTTGAATGGGATCTGTTATTCTCACTATTTTATGGTCCTTATAAATTTTTCAGGTTGCTCATCTCCTTCCTATTCATACTATCTTCCTACAGACTGGGTACTATAGCATTGATTAGTCAGCCGTTTAAGAGAACACCAGGTCACCTTGGTTGGCATTCTGGGAACTCACAAGCCCTCCTATCTCACATCCACAGTCTGGTTTACTCCTACTACCTCCACTGAATGTGGATTTTGCTGGTTTAACTCTCTAAGAAGACCCTATTTCCTGCATTTGGGGAGAAACCTCATTGTGACCCTCCATAATCCACAATTTTAAGGAAGAATCCTTTTGTCTATTCTAACACATTAAAATTACAATTATAAGGAATAATTTTAGCTGGTAAAATGAGTGTCACATACTCACtgtatgagccaggcactgtctctTGCATTAACTCATCAAATCCACATAACAGCTCCACAACATGGGTGCtgttattaccccattttacagatgagggaatgaAAGTTTAGAgacaaataacttgcccaaggtcacataactagcgagtagcagagctgggactcaaacATGGGTCTAACATCTGAGCCTGTGTTTATTGTCAGTATGTTAGGTTGCTTTGGAAAATTGAAGGCAAAGTAGCATTTCCTAAGGATTAAGGCAGCTTCACAGACAAGTCAAGAACTTTCCTCCCTTTTCTTTAATACTCTGCCAGGAGATCTAGAAGACTGAAAGACAGTGTTCTTTGGTTCCAGTACATCTGTGGGTGAGACCCATGAACTAAAATGGGCTAATGACAGTGGTTACAAACCTAGAGATTATTTTCCCCTCCAAAGCCACCcagaagccctggtgtcacagtggttaagagtttgtctgctaaccaaaaagttggcagtcaaatccatcagccactccttggaaatcttatggggcagttctacactgtcctataggatcgctagagtcagaatcaactggatggcaaggggTCAAGGGGTTTGTTTTGGATTTAAGTCTCCCAAAGGCCCCTTAAGCCTGTTTCCAAACCTCACCCCTCTGTGACTCTCTGCAGTGGCTGTGACCCTGGATCCCGACACAGCGCATCCCAAACTCATCCTCTCTGGGGACCGGAGATGTGTGAGGCTCGGAGACAGAAAGCAGCCTGTGCCTGACAACCCACAGAGATTTGATTTTGTTGTCAGTGTCCTGGGCTCTGAATGCTTCACGGCCGGCTGTCATTACTGGGAAGTATACGTGGGAGACAAGACCAAGTGGATCCTTGGAGTGTGTAGTGAGTCAGTGAGCAGGAAGGGGAAGGTCACTGCCTCACCCTCCAACGGACACTGGCTTGTGAGGCAGAGTCGTGAGAATCACTACGAGGCTCTCACATCCCCACAGACCTCCTTCCGCCTGAAAGAGCCTCCGCTGTACGTGGGGATTTTCCTAGACTACGAAGCAGGAATTATCTCCTTCTTCAACGTGACTGACAAATCCCACATCTTTACTTTCACCCACAGTTTCTCTGGCCCGCTTCGCCCTTTCTTTGAACCTTGCCTTCATGATGGCGGCAAAAATTTGGCGCCTCTAGTCATTTGTTCAGAACTCCACAGATCAGAGGAGTCAACTGTCCCCAGGCCAGAAAGAAAAAGCCATGCTAATGGCGACGTGTCCCTGAAGGTGGAcccttccttattccctcctccaTCAGAAGAGCTTTTCCCACTCAAGGACCTCAGCCCGGCTCTTCAGGGGCTCAAGGTACCTTCCTTTTAGGGATGTGCCTCAATTCCTGCTCCCCTGACTGCCCAGTTTAGCACCCTGGATTGCAATCTCCTGGCCCAATTCATGATTCTGGAAGTCTCATCTCCTTACCCCAAGGCCAGACCCTTTATTGTGGTTTCTATTTGCTCTACTTTTCTCTCAGGGCTCAGTTCTGAGCCCTGCAAGGAGAATTCCTAAAAACCAAATATATATCACTTTAGGTTTAGGTGGAGATGTTGAATGTGTGTCACTGAGATGTAGAGCAGGTTCAGGGGAAGGGGTTCTTTGCTCAGGGGAATAATTAGAACTCTCTCTACCTCATCCTGCACTCAGGCTTTTAGTTGTAAAATTATGGTCCCCAGTCCCAGACTGAATCTCTGCTTCTTACTCCTCCCATCAAGGActacttttctctctctcaattCAAGCCTTTAGCCCCCAAAGTCAGTTTTTGAAAGTAAACCCTTTTGGGTCACAGccgcttccttccttttttcaggAATATGGGCAAGGAGGAGAGGTGAAACATGccatccttttctattttcttgatGCTGTTTACAACATAGTTTGGTGATATCCAACACGgatgcaaaaaattaaaaaccagctgctgtcaagttgtttctgactcatggtgatcccatgggtgtcagagtagacctgtgttccatagggttttcatggctggtttttcagaagtaaattgccgaGGTTtctctgggcggacttgaaccaccaacctttcagttagcagctgagtgtgttacccatttgcaccacccaaagctAATATACATGTTTTCAAAAGCTAATCTAGCCACCAATAATAACTAAATACAGGGACTTTAAATGCATATCTTTAATCCTTAAAAGACTCAGGAGCACAATCAGGGAGCTCAGAAGTACAACTTCAAAAAGAGCAGCTCAGACATGTGTGGCCTTGAAAGGCAGCGGCAAATGAGTCAGCCTGGTGTGCTGGTGTTTTCAAACAAAGGCTTCAGACCTCCTGAGATTCAGTGAGGACCAGCTATGAAAAGTGACAGATTTAGCTGCCAAAGTTGGAGCTGTTTCCACTCTCTTTCTTTTGTGTAGCAAACAGCCTCTTAGGTCAGATAATATTGATTTCAAATAGGAAGTAGTAGGCTAGGTGTGAGGATAAAATAATGAGCCTGATTTTTTGGTGTGGCTTGCAGAAAGAAGCCTAGTTACTTTAAAGTCACACCACATATGTGACCTGGCCTGCTTGTGGAGATACTGGCTATCAGTTTGCAGATGGGAACACAGTCTACCCAAGAGAAACTTTATCTTGCTGTCTGTCAGAAACGCCCTCTGTTAGTGCTCAAGTggaattttttgtttgcttttatacaTTTCTTAAATAAAAGTTTGGTATTTCCTTGTTTGGCATGCTGTTATTTTCACTGTGAATGAGAAGTTGTGGGTAAAGACTTTGGGCTGCTAAGAAAAAAACACATCTGGAATTGATTTCCAAACAGTCCACCCAAGTAAGCTGTAACCACAATTAATAAAGCCACAGTTTCATTCCTGAGTCTGCCTTCTCAGTATTATATTTATATCAATTTATAAACTAATACTGTACATACCTGTTGACATCGAGTAGACCCTGCCTTGAGGGTCTTTCCACTTGGCCCAGTGCTTTAGGAACCATCCCACCGACCTGCACACCAGTTGGATCCATCCAGTCTTGTAACCCTTCACGTGGAACCTAGAACTGAAGAGGAGAGACTACCTGACTGAACCAGCCCAGAAATGGACTGGCAGGGTCTTGCCAAAGGGCATGGTCTCAGCAAGAGCCCTCTTTTTCCTCCCACAGGGAAAACTGTTACTGTAACTTTAACATGTCCTCCCAGTAGGATAAGACAGTCTCTAGCTTCATCCTAATATCTTTCAAAATCCACCTGTAACAGTTACTGCATCACATGATTCAGGTTCCTTTGGGaatctgttgctatcgagtcgatttcagctcatagcgacccaataggacagagtagaactgccccatagggttcctaaggagcagctggtagattccaacaactgaccttttggttggcagctgagctcttaaccactgcgccatcagggctccataatgtACATAAAGATAGTTATATTTCACTCACCTATATTCAGTTTCAAACATATTTTCCTGAATATCCCAATCTTAAAACCAACTGACATTGTTCATACTCATCTCACCTAATGAGAGAATTTACCAACAGGAAAGAGAACTGACATTTGTGGAGGCAGAAGCATTgtatatgttatctcatttaatccttacaattcTACCAGAGATTTTATAGAGGAAGAAAATGGTGCTCCAAATGGCTACATGGTAGAGCTGAGATTATAAACTTGATTTTTTCAGCTCTGAAGGGAATGCTCTTTTCTCTTCACTGAAACACCACGCAGATATGAGAAGCCTGTGGAATTCTAACCTACATATTCAACTagtcttaaaaaataattaaaactggGGGGAGAAAAATCCTAATCCCGGAGATATTTTAGTGGTTTTATCATGTCTGGATTAGTAAAGGACTGTCAGGTTTAACTAGGGACACATAGGATCCAGAAAACTCCTGCCCGGGGCCAGGGAGACCTGGAGGTGGTTCCTTTGACCAGACATGCGTAGCTTCTTTGAACGAGGAGACTGGGCTGTTTATCTTTAAATTCGCATCTAGTTctacaatttttaaatttaaaattataaacctTAAGCTTTTTCTGGTAGTGGAGTCTGGAGACGACGCGCAGACATGGCACTTCACAAGGGGACCAACAAGAAGAGCAGGTTATCAGCCTTGGACCTCAGGAGGCtgaaagaaagaatttttttggAGTCTACCACATTTTTCCATCCTTCAAAGACACTTTTGTCCATGTCACTGATCTCTCTGGCAAGGAAATCATCAGAACCCTTGACAGTTCACGAATCAAGATTGGGTGGGTTGAGAAGTCACGCCCATCCCCTTCGACAGCACCCGCCGAAAGGGGGGTCGCCGTGGTCGCCCTCCTCAAATGACTCTTTACTGTTAATAAATTGTCTTCTCGTATATAAACTTGAAGTGAGGCACGCGGCTCCAGGCTTCGCTGGACGTCAGGACCGTCAAGGGTCACCAATGCAAAGTAAAGAAGAACCCCACGACTTCATGATTCCTTGAAGATTAGCTTTACATATTCTACAAATTTCCAGGCGGGTAGTCCCGCACTTTCGGCTGGAATACCGGAGCGCTCAAGGAAATTTAAAGACCTTTGAAGGGAGCCCAGTCTCCACTGCTCCGTTCTAAACTTTACAAATTTCTTCTCTCTTAACTACAGCTCCCAGCATGCCACACCCGAGGCCAAAGTTGATTGGCGATTTCGCCGGGCCTCTCTCTTTATGGCAGCTCACTACAACCAATGGAAATGAAGAGTGAGCCCCAGAAACCAATCCTGGAGGAGTAGGGCGGATCCTCCCTGGGTTCCGGCTCCGGCTCCTTCCCTGGCCGACCGAGGCGGCGCTATCCCTGAGCGAGCGGCGGGAGCGAGGTGGGTCTGGGTTCGACCCGAGGTTGCGGGGGGAGGCGGACACGACTTTGGGGAGAATTCTAAGCATGGCCCCTGCCTTCTCACAGAGATGTTGGAGGCGGTCGCTTTGCTCCCCGGACCCAATAGGGTCCTATGGCCCCTCCGTCCCTACCCTTGACCCCCTCTCAGGCCCTCAAGGCCGAGCTGCTGTTCCCGGCTTCTACCCTCTGGCCCTTCTCCTGGGGGCCTTTAAGTACGCCAGTCACCCTGCCACTGACCATACCTTTGCGGCCCGCCTCTCCTCTCCCGCCGCTCCCTCCCAAGCCCGCTGCATCTCTGAGCCCAGCTCTTGCCCTCTAGAATGCTCATACCCTTGGACTCCGCCATTGGCTATTTCCTTCCCCTGACACACAGCCCAGCTTCTTGGGCCCTGGTTCTCTGACACCTGATTATAGCCTCTGCCCCTGTCCCCTGACCATCTTCTTGGACTCTCAGACTCCATTGGTTTTCTTTGTCTGACCCGGCATCCAGCTCCCATGTAGGATTCCCTGTTCTTCAACACCTTACCTCTGGCCTCTCCAGGCAGTGTCCATCTCCTGTTCCCCCCTCACCCCAAGCCCTTGATGTGGGCCTAAAGACCCTGAACTTTGGCCCCTCTGATCACTTTCTAGCTTGGCCCCTTGCAGTCTCATTTCCTGCCCTCTAACCCAGATCCCCAGCCTTCATAATCTGATCTATAGCCCTATTTTCTCAGCTCTTCTTAAATCTGGCCCCTTCTCCACTGCTCAGTCCCTTCCATCTTTGTTCCTTCCATACCTCCCAACCTCCTGGGAAGACAAGCTAGatgggtcttttctccctcaaatcTCTGAAGCATGATATGACAGTGCCTTTTTTCTTTAGGTGCCACAGGCTTCTGAGTAGATAGTGGACTCCCCATCTTTGCAGTCCCAGTTTTGCTCACCCATCCTGCAAATCCCAGCTTAAATACCACTTCCTCCATGGAGCTGCCCACCCCTGATCTCTTCAAGAAGATATGCCCATGCCATCTGGACTCCTGTTCCattgtctttccttccttcctccctgcctccctccctccaatACTAGTGTAGTAGTTAAAAGCACTGGCTTTGGAGTAATGGGTATAGGTCCCAGTTCTGCCAGCTAcctgctgtgtgtccttgggcaagtaacttaatttttctgaacctcagtttcctcatctctaaaataaggATGATAGttatgaaaatgaaatgagatgATTCATATGTAGTGCTTAGTCTAGGGCCTAGCGCTTGGTATAAGCTTAaaaaaatgttagctgttattactgGTGTCTGTATAGTGTGCTAGGCACTGAAGAGCGGGCACAAAGGTCACTAAGACTAAGGCACAGTACCTGTCCCCCTGGATCTTAACTTTCTACACTCTACAAGTTTCTGGAGTTTGTGGCCTATCTCACTGCACCAGACCATAAATTTTTTGAAGATGGGTACCACAATCCTAAATCTTCTTCCCTGTCCTTGGCTCTAGGAAACAAAAGAAGTCTGTGCAGCTTAGTAAGCATTTACTGATGTGTTGGGCACAGGGTGTATGTAGCTGTGTGTATGTGGGAGGGGAGAGTGTATtgtatctgtgtctgtgtgtatgcggTATGTGAATGTGTGGCTGTGTGTGGTGTGAAAGTGTTGGTGTTTATGTGACTTACGTGTGGCGTGTGAGTGTATAGCTGTATATGTGGTTATGTGTGTGAGAGGGCTGTGTTATGATATTGTATGTGGCTGTGTGTCTGGTGCGTATGTGTGCACACAGTGTATATGTGTAGTGTGTGTATGGCTGGTATTAGAGTGTGTgtgatgtgtatatgtgtgtggctGTGTATGTGTGGCTGTGTACAGTGTgtgttatgtgaaaatgtgtATATGTAGTGTCTATGTATGTGCGTGTGGCTGTGTTTGAGTATGTGAGAGTGGGCACTGACCAATCAGAACAGACATCAGCCCAGGCCCTGGAGTAGGGTTTGGAGGCCCCAGCTGTGCCAGAAGTAACCTTTTTAGTTGCTAGATTATGGGGCAGTCTGAGAAGGGGTGTGGTGGTGGAACACTTAAGAGGGTTCAAAGCAAAGCCTTGTAAACAACTAGGAGAGCCTTGAGTGTTAGAGGTTCCGTTATGTTCATTTGAAAACGGCCATATAGGTGGATATTTctaaagaggatttttttttttttttaattaaacataaagggagtttcagTTAATATGTAGCTAGGCAGAAAAGTTGAACTCATCCCAGTACAGGTAGCCCCTGACTTATGATGGGTTCAAGTTACCACAAATTGCCCTTacgaccatctttttttttttttttttaacatcccaTCGTTAGTAAtacatactacatacaatgttttcattctcagctGTTCACttacagatgttcaaagatcagatttataaagttaCTGATAAttaaaggcagtaataatgaatagaaaaaaaaaggatttcgATGTACGATGGAGTCGTTGGAACGTCATAACTAGAAGCTCCTTTACTTGCATATGAGTTAGGGTCTAGATTTAGATTGTCATTGATTAGTGGTATTAAGGAAAGTAACATTATTCAAATTGCACAAATATCATTTGTTGATGGTGTACAAGGCCagtgccttttgttgttgttttgcactGGTGGGTAGCTAAATACCTGTGAAAGTTTGTCACTTGAAAGTTTGTAAGTAAAGGCATTCTATCCAAGCATTGCAGTTAACTGAGGTTTTTTAAAACCTCTTTAACCAGAACAAACAATTCCCTGTGTCTGGTTTGACCCCAAAAGTAAAGGTGTTGGCCATTTCTATTCATTCTCAGGGTTCAGAGATGGGCAGTGAGAAGGAGCAGAATCCAGAACAGCACCTGCCTGAGGAAGGGGAACTGGGTAAGCCTTGGAGAGTGGATGACTCAGATGGGGAGAAAGAGTACAAGCAGGAGAGCCAGTATGAGAGGCCACAAGGAACCCACCCAAAAAAGCCATGGGGGAAAGTCACTCCATCTGGAGAGTCAGGGGGCCCCATTGCTCATCCAAGGCCTGAGGTGGACGAGAAGCCCTTTGTATGTGTCCAGTGTGGCAAAACATTCAATAATACGTCCAATCTGAGAACACACCAGAGAATCCACACTGGAGAGAAGCCTTACAAGTGTTCTGAATGTGGCAAGAGCTTCTCCAGAAGTTCCAACCGTATCAGGCACGAGCGGATCCACCTGGAAGAGAAGCACTACAAATGTCCCAAATGTCAGGAGAGCTTCCGGCGGCGCTCCGACCTCACCACTCATCAGCAAGATCACCTGGGCAAGCGGCCATACCGCTGTGACATCTGTGGCAAGAGCTTCAGCCAGAGCGCCACACTAGCTGTGCATCACCGGACCCACCTCGAGCCAGCGCCTTACATCTGCTGTGAGTGTGGCAAGAGCTTC
This DNA window, taken from Elephas maximus indicus isolate mEleMax1 chromosome 3, mEleMax1 primary haplotype, whole genome shotgun sequence, encodes the following:
- the ZNF691 gene encoding zinc finger protein 691, with the translated sequence MGSEKEQNPEQHLPEEGELGKPWRVDDSDGEKEYKQESQYERPQGTHPKKPWGKVTPSGESGGPIAHPRPEVDEKPFVCVQCGKTFNNTSNLRTHQRIHTGEKPYKCSECGKSFSRSSNRIRHERIHLEEKHYKCPKCQESFRRRSDLTTHQQDHLGKRPYRCDICGKSFSQSATLAVHHRTHLEPAPYICCECGKSFSNSSSFGVHHRTHTGERPYECTECGRTFSDISNFGAHQRTHRGEKPYRCTLCGKHFSRSSNLIRHQKTHMGEQTGKDSS